A single region of the Devosia sp. FJ2-5-3 genome encodes:
- a CDS encoding M81 family metallopeptidase has product MRVFAASLATETNTFSPIFTDRSGFETAFYCTPGTHPDTPTLCSAPMVAARRRAETDGFTLIEGTASWAEPAGLISQGAYESLRDEILDQLKAVMPVDIVVYGLHGAMVARGYDDPEGDLLARTREIVGPDVVIGAELDMHHHLTRKRVQSADILVAFKEFPHTDFLARAEDLLELCLRAARGEIQPVTEVFDMRSLAASFMTSREPGRSFVDRLMAMEGKDGILSISVTHGFTPADVPDVGCKVFVVADGEANRGKAKALAEKLGREILAWPPGSSSPPHFKPAEAIAQALQEPGQPIVFADRWDSPGGGVAGDSSVMVRELLAHPEIPSAIGALWDPVAVQFCRAAGAGEKIRLRFCGKVSETSGSPIDADVLVKAVSEDLLIPFEQSWVSLGPAAAISIGAVDIVLVTGRAQTFSPPAFTNLGIDLAQKKIVVVKSSNHFYAAFSKIAAAIHYLDSGGPFPSDPRKIAYTKLARPIAPLDPNPLL; this is encoded by the coding sequence ATGCGGGTTTTTGCAGCGTCGCTGGCCACAGAAACAAATACCTTTTCGCCGATCTTTACCGATCGAAGCGGGTTCGAAACGGCCTTCTATTGCACGCCGGGAACGCATCCGGACACACCCACCCTCTGTTCAGCGCCAATGGTCGCCGCGCGACGCCGGGCCGAGACGGATGGCTTTACGCTGATTGAAGGCACGGCGAGCTGGGCTGAGCCGGCCGGACTTATTTCGCAAGGGGCGTACGAAAGTCTGCGGGATGAAATTCTGGATCAGCTCAAGGCCGTAATGCCGGTCGACATCGTCGTCTATGGCCTCCACGGTGCGATGGTGGCCCGGGGATATGATGATCCCGAAGGCGATCTCCTGGCGCGTACACGCGAGATCGTGGGTCCCGACGTCGTTATCGGCGCCGAGTTGGACATGCATCATCACTTGACGCGCAAGCGGGTGCAAAGCGCGGACATTCTCGTGGCCTTCAAGGAGTTTCCGCATACCGATTTTCTGGCGCGCGCCGAAGATCTTCTGGAGCTTTGTCTCCGTGCCGCTCGGGGTGAGATACAGCCGGTGACAGAGGTGTTCGACATGCGCTCTCTTGCTGCCAGCTTCATGACCAGCCGGGAGCCGGGGCGCAGTTTCGTCGACCGCCTCATGGCAATGGAAGGAAAGGACGGGATCCTTTCCATCTCGGTGACGCACGGCTTTACCCCGGCCGATGTGCCGGATGTCGGGTGCAAGGTGTTTGTCGTGGCTGATGGCGAGGCGAACCGGGGCAAGGCGAAGGCGCTGGCGGAAAAGCTCGGCCGTGAAATATTGGCTTGGCCTCCCGGATCATCCTCACCACCGCATTTCAAGCCCGCAGAGGCAATCGCCCAGGCGTTGCAGGAGCCTGGTCAGCCTATCGTTTTTGCGGACAGATGGGACAGCCCCGGCGGCGGCGTTGCGGGCGATTCCTCGGTTATGGTGCGCGAATTGCTCGCACATCCCGAAATCCCTTCGGCCATCGGTGCATTGTGGGATCCCGTCGCTGTTCAGTTTTGCCGGGCTGCCGGTGCAGGGGAAAAGATCCGCCTCCGGTTTTGCGGAAAAGTCTCTGAAACATCGGGTTCTCCCATCGATGCGGACGTGCTCGTGAAAGCTGTAAGCGAGGATTTGCTGATCCCGTTCGAGCAGAGTTGGGTCTCTCTCGGGCCTGCTGCCGCGATCAGCATCGGCGCTGTCGATATTGTTCTCGTAACGGGGCGGGCGCAGACATTCAGCCCACCTGCTTTCACCAATCTTGGCATCGACCTTGCCCAGAAGAAGATCGTGGTCGTCAAATCGTCCAACCATTTCTATGCCGCATTTTCCAAGATTGCGGCGGCGATTCACTACCTCGACTCCGGCGGACCCTTCCCGAGCGATCCTCGCAAGATCGCCTATACCAAGCTGGCGCGGCCGATCGCTCCGCTCGACCCAAATCCACTGCTCTAG
- a CDS encoding M81 family metallopeptidase → MRIAIIYVAQETNDFNPLPTTLQDYEAFGIFEGQAVIDRMQGAGQVGGFLQVVADSGLDIEIVPIIRAWSCAGGRITRDAFDYFQHKIEDGLRAAGPLDGLALQLHGACAADGIDDVEGQQAALCRAILGPNVPIVLGIDHHANITRKIVENVDAIVGHRTQPHDVFDTGVIGTELLLDIIANKLRPTTAWRKIPLVSHQEKFLTAHGPMKKWFDRARAMEADPRVLQASNYPMQPWLDVEDGGWSTIVVTNDDQALAEELADELADLCWSLRDEFQEREAVDVDAAVLMADAEPEGLVVLSDTGDTVFGGAAGDSNVILEAVLRLGIKKPILIPMISPAAARTLAEAGEGASVTIALGGDGAPEFFSPIEVTGTVRKVGGGVLNIVEGHHGAVDLGIAVIFDIGSVTMMITELRGLAGNLPELYEAFGIDPRDYGIAVLKTASNFQYFSKIASCVIRADTPGPGQSDVFTLPWKRIPRPIYPLDPVDDWRAVSSMPGGGGPSRTHRTV, encoded by the coding sequence ATGCGCATCGCAATCATATACGTGGCGCAGGAAACAAACGACTTCAACCCTCTGCCGACCACGCTGCAGGACTATGAAGCCTTTGGCATTTTTGAAGGGCAGGCCGTCATCGACCGCATGCAGGGTGCCGGGCAGGTGGGCGGCTTTCTGCAGGTGGTGGCCGATTCAGGCCTGGATATCGAAATCGTGCCGATCATCCGGGCGTGGTCTTGCGCCGGTGGCCGGATTACGCGGGATGCATTCGATTATTTCCAGCACAAGATTGAAGACGGCCTGAGGGCAGCTGGGCCGCTGGACGGGTTGGCGCTGCAACTTCACGGCGCCTGCGCAGCCGATGGTATCGACGATGTCGAGGGTCAGCAGGCCGCACTTTGCCGGGCGATACTGGGCCCCAACGTACCCATCGTGCTCGGCATCGATCACCACGCCAATATCACGCGCAAGATTGTCGAAAACGTCGACGCCATCGTGGGGCACCGCACTCAACCCCACGACGTCTTCGATACCGGTGTGATCGGGACCGAGCTCTTGCTCGACATCATTGCCAATAAGCTCAGGCCCACCACGGCCTGGCGCAAGATACCGCTGGTTTCGCACCAGGAGAAATTCCTGACCGCCCATGGCCCGATGAAGAAATGGTTCGACCGTGCACGTGCCATGGAAGCGGATCCGAGGGTGCTGCAAGCCTCCAATTACCCGATGCAGCCCTGGCTCGATGTGGAAGACGGCGGCTGGTCGACAATCGTCGTCACCAATGATGATCAGGCCCTTGCAGAGGAACTGGCCGATGAATTGGCGGATCTCTGCTGGTCGTTGCGCGATGAATTCCAGGAGCGGGAGGCTGTGGATGTCGATGCGGCGGTCTTGATGGCCGATGCAGAGCCCGAGGGGCTCGTCGTGCTGTCAGACACCGGCGATACGGTCTTTGGTGGAGCGGCCGGCGACAGCAATGTGATCCTTGAAGCGGTTCTGCGCCTCGGCATCAAGAAGCCCATACTCATCCCGATGATCTCGCCGGCTGCAGCTCGCACGCTGGCGGAGGCGGGGGAGGGCGCCAGCGTCACCATCGCGCTCGGTGGGGATGGAGCGCCAGAGTTTTTCTCTCCGATTGAAGTCACAGGCACTGTGCGCAAGGTCGGCGGAGGCGTGCTCAACATTGTCGAAGGGCACCATGGCGCAGTCGATCTGGGGATCGCAGTGATCTTCGATATCGGCTCCGTGACGATGATGATCACAGAATTGCGGGGCCTCGCGGGCAATTTGCCCGAGCTCTACGAAGCCTTCGGAATCGATCCTCGAGACTATGGGATTGCGGTGCTCAAGACCGCGTCCAACTTCCAGTATTTTTCCAAAATTGCCAGTTGCGTCATCCGGGCGGACACGCCCGGTCCTGGTCAATCGGACGTTTTTACCCTGCCGTGGAAGCGCATTCCGCGGCCGATCTACCCGCTCGATCCGGTCGATGACTGGCGGGCTGTGTCCTCGATGCCAGGTGGAGGGGGCCCCTCGCGAACGCATCGAACTGTCTAG